From the genome of Geoglobus ahangari, one region includes:
- a CDS encoding isopentenyl phosphate kinase, with amino-acid sequence MRILKIGGALITDKSDGAFEVARLDVIESISRQLDGEVILVHGVGSFGHPHVKMYGLSREGVAKTHHACLKLNSIVCESLIRAGKHPLPVHPLEFFSSPDFDFLRSAVEEGFIPVMHGDIVYEAGRFRVMSGDEVVRILAEKLRPEAVGFASDTAVVVDGEVVELVHSGNVDSVLEATSPASGKADVTGGMRGKLEEALRIARICDVYIFSGYEKDAIRRFLSGEHVGTKVAKVF; translated from the coding sequence TTGAGGATTTTGAAGATTGGGGGAGCGCTGATAACTGACAAGTCTGATGGAGCGTTCGAGGTGGCGAGGCTCGACGTGATCGAGAGCATCTCCCGCCAGCTGGATGGAGAGGTGATTCTTGTCCACGGAGTCGGCAGCTTCGGCCATCCGCACGTGAAGATGTACGGGCTCAGCAGGGAGGGCGTGGCGAAAACCCACCACGCCTGCCTGAAGCTCAACTCGATCGTCTGCGAGAGCCTTATAAGGGCCGGGAAGCACCCCCTCCCCGTCCACCCCCTCGAGTTCTTCTCCAGCCCGGACTTCGACTTCCTGAGGTCTGCGGTGGAGGAGGGCTTCATCCCCGTCATGCACGGCGACATCGTCTACGAGGCGGGAAGGTTCAGGGTCATGAGCGGAGATGAGGTCGTGAGGATTCTTGCGGAGAAGCTCAGGCCGGAGGCCGTGGGATTTGCCAGCGATACTGCTGTTGTTGTTGACGGAGAGGTGGTCGAGCTCGTTCACTCCGGCAACGTTGACTCGGTTCTTGAGGCAACGTCTCCAGCAAGCGGCAAGGCTGATGTGACGGGGGGAATGAGGGGGAAGCTTGAGGAGGCGCTCAGGATAGCGAGAATTTGCGACGTGTACATTTTCAGCGGTTACGAGAAGGATGCGATCAGGAGGTTTCTGAGCGGCGAGCATGTTGGCACGAAGGTGGCAAAGGTTTTTTAA
- the mvk gene encoding mevalonate kinase — MIASAPGKVIVFGEHSVVYGKHAVVSAIDLRCYVKAEKSGEVRITSSFGTTGYDFAGKHAYISHAIRRFSEVCEVGGVEVEVRSDIPPASGLGSSAAVTVATLGALNAEFNAGLGREEIFELARKVELDVQGIGSGTDPFVSTFGGSWVLPEKRRFHTDLEFEVIDSGETSVTAEMVRRVRELRDAYPDVILPVLDAMDAIAVRGAEALERNDIAEVSRLFRMNQSLLRAIGVSTPEIDRIVARVEEAGYSAKITGAGGGGCVLTTGMGEMRISLSAEGVRVEDFEDWGSADN, encoded by the coding sequence ATGATCGCCTCTGCCCCGGGGAAGGTGATAGTCTTCGGAGAGCACTCCGTGGTTTACGGCAAGCACGCGGTAGTCTCGGCCATAGACTTGAGGTGCTATGTGAAGGCCGAGAAATCCGGAGAGGTCAGGATAACCTCCTCATTCGGAACAACCGGATACGACTTCGCCGGAAAGCACGCCTACATCTCCCACGCGATCAGGAGGTTCTCGGAGGTCTGTGAGGTTGGAGGAGTTGAGGTGGAGGTCAGAAGCGACATTCCACCTGCAAGCGGGCTTGGTAGCTCTGCTGCAGTTACTGTGGCAACCCTTGGAGCCCTGAACGCCGAGTTCAACGCCGGCCTTGGAAGGGAGGAGATATTCGAGCTCGCGAGGAAGGTTGAGCTGGACGTTCAGGGGATAGGCAGCGGGACAGACCCCTTCGTCTCCACATTCGGCGGCAGCTGGGTTCTGCCGGAAAAGAGGAGGTTCCACACGGACCTCGAGTTCGAGGTAATTGACAGCGGGGAGACCTCGGTCACGGCGGAGATGGTCAGGAGGGTGAGGGAGCTCAGGGACGCTTACCCGGACGTCATCCTCCCCGTGCTCGATGCCATGGACGCGATAGCGGTGAGGGGTGCGGAGGCGCTGGAGAGAAACGATATTGCTGAGGTATCGAGGCTGTTCAGGATGAACCAGAGCCTTCTGAGGGCCATAGGCGTGAGCACGCCTGAGATAGACAGGATAGTGGCGAGGGTTGAGGAAGCCGGCTATTCCGCAAAGATAACAGGTGCCGGAGGTGGAGGCTGCGTTCTCACCACCGGAATGGGGGAGATGAGGATATCACTTTCAGCGGAGGGGGTAAGGGTTGAGGATTTTGAAGATTGGGGGAGCGCTGATAACTGA